A single window of Lutzomyia longipalpis isolate SR_M1_2022 chromosome 1, ASM2433408v1 DNA harbors:
- the LOC129790106 gene encoding uncharacterized protein LOC129790106, whose translation MSRKSFDASSMDISAHSQVEEERTMETIWAVLESTIMGTIPEHIKSCLTKNGFTSISVIAQINDADIEKLDENLSRDPCNGYSSLRLGDRKLLSCLPQLIESNQDQIYGQWHERIGEPLLPIEGHRAEGSIMSPVSQVQDVTDEQDIIQEVQENDTSELDIKIHKYPRIRKYEEISRSPTPPTPERLVDPALTEPTADEREYERQLRRQVNTFIKVNTLEPRTKIDQVVVRLTDNHITAYCMCPKCHRKISISATPKKKSEGTLGFKLGNLHRHLQKTCKTVGRVRNKIDDFWVQHDPLNE comes from the exons ATGTCCAGGAAGTCCTTTGATGCCTCTTCAATGGATATCAGTGCACACTCACAG gtTGAAGAAGAGAGAACGATGGAGACAATTTGGGCAGTTCTGGAGAGTACCATCATGGGCACAATTCCCGAGCACATCAAGAGTTGCCTGACAAAGAATGGCTTCACATCAATAAGTGTAATTGCACAGATTAATGATGCAGATATCGAGAAGTTGGATGAGAATCTTTCCCGGGATCCATGCAATGGGTACTCTAGTTTGCGCCTGGGAGACCGGAAGCTCCTCAGCTGCCTCCCACAGTTGATTGAATCGAATCAAGATCAAATTTACGGGCAGTGGCATGAACGAATTGGAGAACCTTTACTTCCGATAGAGGGGCACAGAGCTGAAGGATCAATTATGTCTCCAGTATCCCAGGTTCAGGATGTTACCGATGAGCAAGACATAATTCAGGAAGTTCAGGAGAATGATACATCGGAACTTGATATAAAGATCCACAAATACCCACGAATAAGGAAGTACGAGGAGATTAGCAGGTCCCCCACTCCGCCCACACCTGAGAGACTAGTAGATCCTGCCCTGACAGAGCCCACAGCTGATGAGAGGGAATACGAGCGGCAGCTCAGGAGGCAAGTGAATACCTTCATAAAGGTGAACACCTTGGAGCCCAGGACGAAGATTGATCAGGTCGTGGTGCGATTGACGGATAATCACATCACAGCGTACTGTATGTGCCCCAAGTGCCACAGAAAGATTTCAATTTCAGCAACACCCAAAAAGAAGAGTGAAGGAACACTCGGCTTCAAGCTGGGCAATCTCCATCGACATCTCCAGAAGACCTGCAAAACTGTAGGACGTGTCCGGAATAAGATTGATGACTTCTGGGTACAGCACGACCCgctaaatgaataa
- the LOC129790502 gene encoding 60S ribosomal protein L28, translated as MASSSHLNWLIVRNCNAYLLKKRDIPKPFSTERNNLTNLSSFRYSGLVHHKTLAVLPADKKGFTVVYKKKNCENKPAKSSVKVTMKSGPRRSLYKLKKTLKAQRYRKDLTKAALRRASAVLRSQKPTNPKKAKKTKKPE; from the exons ATGGCATCATCGTCGCACCTCAACTGGCTTATTGTGCGCAATTGCAACGCATACTTGCTAAAGAAGCGCGACATCCCAAAACCCTTCAGCACA GAGCGCAACAACCTGACCAACCTCAGTTCATTCAGATACAGTGGTTTGGTGCACCATAAGACCTTGGCTGTGTTGCCGGCTGACAAGAAGGGCTTCACTGTGGTGTACAAGAAGAAGAACTGCGAGAACAAGCCAGCCAAGAGTTCCGTGAAGGTGACCATGAAGTCCGGACCCCGGAGGTCACTGTACAAGCTCAAGAAGACGCTTAAGGCACAGCGATACAGGAAGGATCTCACCAAGGCTGCCCTGAGACGTGCCAGTGCTGTCCTCCGATCCCAGAAGCCCACAAATCCCAAGAAGGCAAAGAAAACCAAGAAGCCCGAGTGA
- the LOC129789381 gene encoding eukaryotic translation initiation factor 4B: protein MATADKKKKKAKAKAVSLQDFLAASGGVATAPAPRKVSSWADEIEEDDKRQIIALPTAPRASRIFNDDSVPHTPPFLAYISNLPYDVLEEDIRDFFMGYHIVSLRLPREDGEMGRLRGFGYIEFETRPELCDAVSMPDPAIRNRRVRIDVSNESDQQKQRGGRNSRYGDRDRDRDDRDQTNWRRGNDQFQGDRDTDGRRGGYGGFRERDRESSGAENSNWRLGERPNLDAEPPRRGYDAPRERYGGRRSNYEERKRDPEPTEVRERPKLNLMPRTLPIEPLVVLPDPEEPVEPREERTETPEVDDEAEAEAEAAPAPKPEPVPAAKIFGEAKPVDTAAREREIEERMERDRLEKEKALEEERQREKQNKENEKPEEEAPMPEKEVRELKKEEIMSWRKRPEPNDNNDEDVSQRRISPRRYSPVDDKRGPPKRFDDRRGYRDNRDSYQRDRDRDYKDGRNQGRPRDSRQDNRYRDRYEHDGRGARDRPGPERHERDRDGGGGGGYRSGDDRPPRRERAHEDSRDIEDRMPKFKPAEGPNLSMSNKYAAFLDNDADE from the exons ATGGCGACAGCGG ataagaagaagaagaaagcgAAAGCCAAAGCGGTCTCACTGCAGGACTTCCTGGCAGCTAGTGGTGGAGTGGCTACGGCACCTGCTCCGCGGAAGGTATCAAGTTGGGCGGATGAAATTGAGGAGGATGACAAACGCCAAATAATAGCCCTACCGACAGCACCGCGTGCAAGTCGGATCTTCAATGATGACAGCGTACCGCACACACCGCCCTTCCTGGCGTACATCTCAAATTTGCCTTATGATGTGCTCGAGGAGGACATTCGGGACTTTTTCATGGGGTATCACATAGTTTCGCTACGATTGCCCCGGGAGGATGGTGAAATGGGGCGCCTCCGGGGCTTTGGCTACATTGAATTTGAGACACGGCCAGAGCTGTGTGATGCCGTGAGTATGCCCGATCCGGCGATACGGAATCGTCGTGTTCGCATTGACGTGTCCAATGAGAGTGACCAGCAGAAGCAGCGTGGTGGACGGAATTCGCGCTATGGGGATCGCGATCGTGATCGTGACGATCGCGATCAGACAAACTGGCGTCGTGGCAATGATCAATTTCAGGGCGATCGTGACACAGATGGTCGTCGTGGAGGCTACGGTGGCTTCCGGGAGCGCGATAGGGAGTCAAGTGGGGCTGAGAATAGCAATTGGCGGCTGGGGGAAAGGCCCAATTTGGATGCAGAGCCCCCACGAAGGGGCTATGATGCGCCACGTGAACGATACGGTGGACGACGGAGCAACTATGAGGAGCGAAAACGCGATCCGGAACCAACAGAAGTGCGTGAGAGACCAAAATTGAATCTCATGCCACGCACTCTGCCAATTGAGCCGCTGGTTGTGCTCCCGGACCCAGAGGAGCCTGTTGAGCCTCGAGAGGAGCGTACCGAGACACCCGAAGTGGATGATGAAGCTGAAGCTGAAGCTGAGGCAGCACCAGCACCAAAACCCGAACCCGTGCCGGCGGCAAAGATTTTTGGGGAGGCAAAGCCCGTTGATACAGCAGCGCGTGAGCGTGAAATTGAGGAGAGGATGGAGCGTGATCGTCTTGAGAAGGAGAAGGCACTCGAGGAGGAGAGGCAGCGTGAGAAGCAGAATAAGGAGAATGAGAAGCCCGAAGAGGAGGCACCAATGCCAGAGAAGGAAGTGCGTGAGCTGAAGAAGGAGGAGATTATGAGTTGGCGCAAGCGACCCGAACCAAATGATAACAATGACGAGGATGTAAGTCAACGGAGAATATCACCACGACGATACAGTCCAGTAGATGATAAGAGGGGTCCACCAAAGCGATTTG ATGATCGACGTGGCTATCGTGACAACAGAGACTCTTATCAGAGAGATCGAGATCGAGATTACAAAGATGGAAGGAATCAAGGACGACCGAGGGATAGTAGGCAGGATAACAG ATACCGTGATCGCTATGAGCACGATGGACGTGGCGCCAGGGATAGGCCGGGACCAGAGCGGCATGAAAGGGATCGTgacggtggtggtggtggtgggtaCAGAAGTGGTGACGATAGGCCGCCAAGGCGTGAACGTGCTCACGAAGATTCACGCGATATTGAGGATCGGATGCCAAAATTTAAACCCGCAGAAGGACCG AATCTATCCATGTCCAACAAATATGCTGCCTTTCTCGATAACGATGCAGATGAATAG
- the LOC129788489 gene encoding transcription elongation factor SPT5, translating to MSDSEASNMSDSGSDVDSAASNRSRQSNRSRSASRSISRSKSRSRSRSVSRSVSRSRSRSASASDGDVRHKKKKRRHRHDEEDVEEEQEPEGEDLDSEYDDEEDEDDGNRQRKKKKKERFGGFIIDEAEVDDEVDEDDEWEDGAHEIGIVGNEIDEVGLTARDIEIRRRGTNLWDSQKEDEIEEYLRKKYADEPAMRKHFGDGGEEMSDEITQQTLLPGIKDPNLWMVKCRIGEEKATVLLLMRKYLTYQNTDDPIQIKSVVAPEGVKGYIYIEAFKQTHVKAAISNVGNLRMGQWKQEMVPIKEMTDVLKVVKEQVGLKQNQWVRLKRGLYKDDIAQVDYYDLAQNQVHLRLLPRIDYTRMRGALRTTQTEADDAKRKKKRRPMAKPFDPEAIRAIGGEVTSDGDFLIFEGNRYTRKGFMYKSFSMSAVLVEGVKPTLAELERFEESPEEINIELAVSAKSDPTSAHSFSMGDNVEVCVGDLENLQAKIIAMDGDMITVMPKHEDLKDPLIFRANELRKYFKTGDHAKVLAGRYEGETGLIVRVEPSRVVLVSDLTMHELEVLPRDLQLCSDMATGVDSLGQFQWGDLVQLDAQTVGVIVRLERENFHVLGMHGKVIEAKPQALQKRRENRNTMALDSEQQHIRRRDIVKVMEGPHAGRDGEIKHLYRNLAFLHSRMYTENGGIFVCKTRHLQLAGGNKNHTNGLGHMGMMGFMSPRIQSPMHPSGGRGGGRGGGRGGRGGGRVSRDREILGKSIKITGGPYKGSVGIIKDATEYTARVELHSSCQTISVDRNHIAVVGAPAAASPSFTRTPARTPGYGSQTPIYSGSKTPLHGSQTPQYDIGSRTPYGSQTPSHDGSATPKHGAWDPTVTNTPARSNDFDYSIEEASPSPGYNPSTPGFQMNTPFAPHTPGNMYGSDNSYSPYQPSSSPSPSAYQVGYMATPSPSAYSPVTPGGAPQSPYNPQTPGASLDSHLGDWCSTDIEVKIRTHDDDLLVGQTGIVRTVNNGVCSVFLPEEDRNVSVMSGHLEPVPPNKEDQFKVIHGENRDATGKLIELGGTDSLVLLDGKNKPIYMQNNHLCKISK from the exons atgTCAGACTCCGAGGCAAGTAATATGTCAGACAGTGGTTCCGACGTGGATAGTGCAGCTTCCAATCGTTCCCGGCAATCCAATCGTTCGCGTTCTGCATCTCGCTCCATTTCACGTTCCAAGAGTCGCTCGAGATCGCGTTCTGTGTCCCGATCTGTCTCACGCTCGCGCTCCCGATCGGCTTCAGCATCGGATGGGGATGTGCGgcacaagaagaagaaacgcAGGCATCGACATGATGAGGAAGATGTGGAGGAAGAGCAGGAACCCGAGGGGGAGGATCTCGATTCGGAGTACGATGACGAAGAGGATGAAGATGATGGAAATAGgcagaggaagaagaagaagaaggagcgTTTTGGGGGATTTATCATTGATGAAGCCGAAGTGGACGATGAGGTGGATGAGGATGACGAATGGGAGGATGGAGCTCATGAGATTGGGATTGTGGGTAATGAAATTGACGAAGTGGGGCTCACGGCACGAGATATTGAGATCAGGCGTCGCGGGACAAATTTGTGGGATTCACAGAAGGAGGATGAGATTGAGGAGTACTTGAGGAAGAAGTACGCTGATGAGCCTGCAATGAGGAAGCACTTTGGTGATGGTGGAGAAGAGATGTCCGATGAGATTACGCAGCAAACTCTCCTTCCGGGCATTAAAGATCCCAATTTGTGGATGGTAAAGTGCCGAATTGGCGAGGAGAAGGCCACTGTGTTGCTGCTGATGCGAAAGTATCTCACGTATCAGAATACCGATGATCCCATTCAGATAAAATCAGTCGTAGCGCCGGAAGGGGTAAAGGGATACATCTACATTGAAGCCTTCAAACAGACTCACGTGAAGGCGGCCATTTCAAATGTAGGCAACCTCCGGATGGGGCAGTGGAAGCAGGAGATGGTGCCCATTAAGGAGATGACAGATGTGCTGAAGGTAGTCAAGGAGCAAGTTGGCCTGAAGCAGAATCAATGGGTCCGTCTCAAGCGTGGTCTCTACAAGGATGACATCGCCCAGGTGGATTACTATGATTTAGCACAGAATCAAGTTCATCTGCGTCTCTTACCGCGCATTGACTACACCCGTATGCGTGGGGCTCTCCGGACAACTCAAACTGAGGCGGATGATgcaaagagaaagaagaaacgTCGCCCAATGGCTAAACCTTTCGATCCCGAAGCCATTCGTGCAATTGGCGGGGAGGTCACATCCGACGGAGACTTCCTCATCTTCGAGGGTAACCGCTACACACGCAAGGGCTTCATGTACAAAAGTTTCAGCATGTCAGCTGTTCTTGTTGAGGGTGTTAAGCCAACACTTGCAGAATTGGAGCGCTTTGAGGAGTCTCCCGAGGAGATTAACATTGAGCTCGCAGTCTCGGCCAAGAGTGACCCAACAAGTGCCCACAGCTTCTCAATGGGTGACAATGTGGAAGTTTGCGTTGGAGATTTGGAGAATCTTCAGGCGAAGATCATTGCAATGGACGGGGACATGATCACGGTAATGCCGAAGCATGAAGATCTCAAGGATCCCCTCATTTTCCGCGCCAATGAGCTGCGGAAGTACTTCAAGACCGGAGATCATGCTAAAGTTCTCGCTGGACGCTATGAGGGTGAAACTGGGCTCATTGTACGCGTGGAACCATCACGCGTTGTCCTCGTTTCGGATCTCACAATGCACGAACTTGAGGTTTTACCGCGAGATTTACAGCTCTGCAGCGATATGGCAACTGGAGTGGATTCCCTGGGGCAATTCCAATGGGGAGATCTTGTTCAACTTGA TGCTCAAACAGTGGGGGTAATTGTTCGTTTAGAGCGTGAGAACTTCCACGTGCTGGGGATGCATGGAAAGGTGATTGAGGCAAAGCCACAGGCACTGCAGAAGCGTCGTGAGAATCGCAATACAATGGCTCTGGATTCGGAACAGCAGCATATTCGTCGTAGGGACATTGTCAAAGTGATGGAGGGTCCACATGCGGGACGCGATGGGGAGATAAAGCATCTCTACAGGAATCTGGCGTTCCTCCATTCGCGCATGTACACGGAGAATGGGGGGATATTTGTGTGCAAGACGCGTCATCTGCAGCTTGCTGGGGGGAATAAGAATCACACGAATGGTTTGGGGCACATGGGCATGATGGGCTTCATGTCGCCGCGCATTCAGTCCCCAATGCATCCCTCAGGGGGTCGTGGTGGTGGCCGTGGGGGTGGAAGAGGTGGTCGTGGTGGGGGAAGAGTGTCGCGTGATAGAGAAATTCTGGGGAAGAGTATCAAGATCACAGGAGGACCGTACAAAGGATCCGTTGGGATTATCAAGGATGCCACCGAGTACACAGCTCGTGTGGAATTGCATTCATCGTGTCAGACAATCTCAGTTGATCGCAATCACATTGCCGTCGTGGGGGCTCCAGCAGCAGCATCGCCATCTTTCACTCGTACTCCAGCACGTACACCCGGCTATGGGTCCCAAACACCCATCTACAGCGGCTCCAAGACACCCCTTCATGGCTCCCAGACGCCACAGTACGATATTGGAAGTCGTACACCGTATGGATCGCAAACACCATCCCACGATGGCAGTGCAACACCCAAGCACGGAGCCTGGGATCCAACAGTTACTAACACACCAGCTCGTAGCAATGACTTTGATTACAGCATTGAGGAGGCGAGTCCAAGTCCTGGATACAATCCCAGCACTCCTGGCTTCCAGATGAACACTCCTTTTGCCCCACACACCCCGGGGAATATGTACGGATCGGACAACAGCTACAGTCCCTACCAGCCGAGTTCAAGCCCAAGTCCCAGTGCCTatcag GTGGGCTACATGGCAACTCCTTCGCCATCTGCTTACTCTCCCGTCACACCGGGTGGAGCTCCGCAGTCGCCATACAATCCCCAAACTCCCGGAGCAAGTTTGGATTCCCATCTTGGCGATTGGTGCAGCACGGACATTGAGGTGAAGATCCGCACGCACGACGATGATCTCCTCGTTGGGCAGACGGGAATTGTGCGAACAGTCAACAATGGGGTGTGCTCAGTCTTCTTGCCCGAAGAGGATAGGAATGTGAGTGTGATGAGTGGGCATTTGGAACCGGTGCCACCCAACAAGGAAGATCAATTCAAAGTCATTCACGGAGAGAATCGGGATGCAACCGGCAAGTTGATTGAGTTGGGAGGAACAGACAGCTTGGTCTTGCTAGATGGGAAGAATAAGCCCATTTACATGCAGAATAATCATCTCTGCAAAATATCAAagtaa
- the LOC129789129 gene encoding actin-related protein 5 has protein sequence MSVFTLKDAKIVPDIVHEYSPKIKGTSVPLVIDNGSYQCRAGWACNTQPSLVFRNLIAKPRKDRNKKDGEVPVTPVVQIGNDIVNIEALRFQLRTQFDRNVITHFHIQEQIFDYIFTHLGIDTEGRVEHPIVLTECFVNPNSCRQLMSELLFECYDVPSVCYGVDSLFSVRENQPGVDYALVVSFGHHTTHVMPIVKGFALPDKTRRINLGGFNILAFLHRVLQLKYPVHVNAITLSRAEELLHDHCSIACDYMEMLKNWATLDYYESNVRKIQLPFTQSNPTTYLLTAEQRMEKKRELARRLSELNARRREEQQAEDQELLARLLEIKELYREDREGFDYALLEFQMKGMQELQKMIRTLTARVERCKQRMAAQQEAAVAPPPEEKVPHPPAGLTVEDWVKQVKQQRETLLEKRQVRRQRRHDLAKRHTVAAQERMRIISLLARKEKGTDDFGMRDEDWDIYKTISREGGDSDSEIENEKLVEYEDILRHHDPTFTIEEPQAGNHSGTAEYHQLHLGVEIHRAPEILFQPSMIGSMEAGLAETIDFVLKLFPAEEQLLLANNVFLTGSCAKFPGLKERLSRELLEMRPFQTPHKITLAQNPALDAWLGARNFSQQDDFARNSVTKREYEEFGGEYLKEHVASNRYFPTPAVPVIELNE, from the exons atgaGTGTTTTTACGCTGAAAGACGCGAAAATTGTGCCAGATATTGTACATGAGTACTCCCCGAAGATTAAGGGGACTTCTGTTCCACTTGTAATTGACAATG GATCATACCAGTGTCGTGCTGGATGGGCTTGCAATACCCAACCATCATTGGTATTTCGCAATTTAATTGCTAAACCCCGGAAGGATAGGAATAAGAAGGATGGGGAAGTTCCTGTAACGCCGGTGGTACAGATTGGGAATGATATTGTGAACATTGAGGCTCTTCGCTTCCAACTGAGGACTCAATTTGATCGCAATGTCATCACACACTTCCACATTCAAGAACAAATCTTCGATTACATCTTCACTCATCTGGGAATCGATACTGAGGGAAGAGTTGAGCATCCTATCGTACTCACGGAGTGTTTTGTGAATCCCAACAGCTGCAGGCAAT taATGTCGGAATTGCTTTTTGAGTGCTACGACGTCCCATCTGTTTGCTACGGTGTGGATTCTCTCTTTAGCGTCCGGGAGAATCAGCCGGGTGTGGATTACGCTCTTGTGGTCTCCTTTGGACATCACACTACTCACGTTATGCCCATAGTGAAGGGCTTTGCACTTCCGGATAAGACAAGAAGAATCAATCTTGGAGGTTTCAACATTCTTGCCTTCCTCCATCGTGTCCTTCAGCTAAAGTATCCCGTTCACGTGAATGCCATCACACTGAGTCGAGCTGAGGAGCTTCTACATGATCACTGTTCCATTGCCTGTGACTACATGGAAATGCTGAAAAATTGGGCAACGCTGGATTACTACGAGAGCAATGTGCGGAAGATTCAGTTACCCTTCACTCAATCCAATCCCACTACGTATCTTCTCACAGCAGAGCAGCGAATGGAGAAGAAGCGTGAACTTGCCCGAAGGCTGTCGGAATTGAATGCTCGACGTAGGGAGGAACAGCAGGCTGAGGATCAGGAACTTCTTGCGCGTCTTCTGGAAATTAAAGAGCTCTATCGCGAAGACAGGGAAGGCTTCGATTATGCCCTGCTTGAATTTCAGATGAAAGGCATGCAGGAGCTGCAGAAAATGATTCGCACGCTCACGGCAAGAGTGGAAAGGTGCAAACAGAGAATGGCAGCACAACAGGAAGCAGCTGTTGCACCACCACCTGAGGAGAAAGTCCCTCATCCACCTGCTGGGCTCACTGTGGAGGATTGGGTGAAGCAGGTGAAGCAACAGCGAGAAACTCTGCTAGAGAAGCGTCAAGTACGTCGCCAGAGACGTCACGATCTGGCAAAGAGACACACTGTGGCTGCTCAGGAGAGAATGCGAATAATCTCATTGTTGGCACGCAAAGAGAAGGGCACAGATGATTTTGGGATGCGCGATGAGGATTGGGATATCTACAAGACAATCAGCCGTGAGGGCGGAGACTCCGACAGTGAGATTGAGAATGAAAAGCTCGTGGAATACGAAGACATTCTCCGGCATCATGATCCCACATTCACCATTGAGGAGCCACAGGCAGGGAATCACAGTGGCACTGCTGAGTATCATCAG ttgCACCTGGGCGTTGAGATTCACCGAGCCCCTGAAATTCTCTTCCAACCGAGTATGATTGGAAGCATGGAGGCAGGATTGGCGGAAACAATTGATTTTGTGCTGAAACTCTTTCCGGCCGAAGAGCAACTCTTGCTGGCCAACAATGTCTTCCTCACGGGTAGCTGTGCCAAATTCCCAGGGCTCAAGGAGAGACTTTCGCGGGAATTGCTGGAAATGCGACCCTTCCAGACACCCCATAAGATCACCCTGGCCCAGAATCCCGCCTTGGATGCATGGCTGGGTGCGAGGAATTTCTCACAGCAGGATGACTTTGCCAGGAACAGTGTGACAAAGAGGGAATATGAGGAGTTTGGGGGAGAATATTTAAAGGAGCACGTGGCTAGTAATCGATACTTTCCAACTCCGGCGGTTCCTGTAATTGAACTCAATGAATAA
- the LOC129790322 gene encoding NADH dehydrogenase [ubiquinone] 1 alpha subcomplex assembly factor 3, with the protein MNIFGREILRKSLSPAIRSCRKCPGSLISSRKGHSYEGDGKTTVQILNREVENGLLIDAFSQIGFRLNNRMNIIGPMAIFPRIALSWNVGSYEDINEQTLSLFTVLEPKIDILIVGVGDEKITPQFSRRIIDYIRSSRINVEVLNTEQACSTFNFLNTEGRVVAGAMIPPRTLRLSDHDRFISGKPILKQMTYIDESK; encoded by the exons atgaatatttttgggagagaaattctgagaaaatcCCTTTCTCCAGCCATCAGATCCTGCAGGAAATGTCCTGGAAGTTT GATTTCTAGCCGGAAAGGGCATTCATATGAGGGTGATGGGAAGACAACAGTACAAATCCTCAACAGAGAAGTTGAAAATGGGCTTCTAATTGACGCTTTCAGTCAG ATTGGCTTCCGACTGAATAATCGGATGAACATTATTGGCCCCATGGCAATCTTCCCACGAATAGCTCTATCTTGGAATGTAGGCTCATACGAGGATATCAATGAGCAGACCCTTAGCCTCTTCACCGTGCTTGAGCCAAAGATTGACATTCTAATTGTGGGTGTTGGTGATGAGAAGATTACACCGCAATTCTCAAGGAGAATCATCGACTACATCCGTTCGTCGAGGATCAACGTGGAAGTCCTAAACACAGAGCAAGCGTGctcaacatttaattttctcaacactGAAGGACGCGTTGTGGCTGGTGCTATGATCCCCCCACGGACTCTGAGACTATCTGATCACGATAGATTCATTTCCGGAAAGCCCATTCTCAAGCAAATGACTTACATTGATGAGTCAAAGTAG